The proteins below come from a single Uloborus diversus isolate 005 chromosome 10, Udiv.v.3.1, whole genome shotgun sequence genomic window:
- the LOC129231859 gene encoding tripartite motif-containing protein 2-like isoform X3 — protein sequence MADDDTESLVSSRDSGEAQFLNCGICMGRFVNPKMLPCLHTFCERCLLQYTPPESLTLSCPLCRQQSILPKQGVSGLQNNFLINNLMGVLEQTSVCGNCQYKSSCGVSKCLECNQYLCQRCATKHQEDPNASMHSLVALGDNCLFNEDDNRINNHSAGKENGADKQDLLTCLKHINQSLRFYCKECETAICVTCTDIEHAGHITARLTEAVKDEKNSLRDLLKKAYEHVPELKEAIESVSSVSFSLANKHAKNTQMIIDCFDNLEKAVQQRKNELIHELDQLASKKRNVLEEQKNVLDMCLSNILASSEFTENALCYGSETEVILVTKQMAEKLEDFADMRIQKMPEENDFLTYRSEGFDAAKLAILSVGSVTTTSAVAHQCTAAGEGLKLCGVNKQTLVVITAKDRRGDIVRNAGNVFEAELTSSELSFSNKPKIVDQKNGSYDMHYTVPKEGTYQLSIKFLGQHIYGSPFIVKSYIEEESSSSDRPVSSKIPRTTGVRQRTSKSSSSNRSSGSRLRNNAIEDDLILKIGNRGRGRGEFTNPQGVCCTSDGKIVVADSNNQCVQVFASGTGEFRLRFGARGRSPGQMQRPTGVTILPNGNYVVADYENKWVSIFDSYGKYVSRIGIGKLLGPKGVTVDKNGHIIVVDNKGNNVLVFQENGKLLYKFGSRPSEPGRFTGPHYAAVNSRNQIVVSDFHSHCVKIFDSEGGFLSSFGSNGEGNGQFNAPTGVAIDSQDNIIVADWGNCRIQVFDMNGSFLSFINTFGDPLYGPQGLALTSDGNVVVSDSGNHCFKVYKYLQ from the exons ATGGCAGACGATGATACAGAGAGTCTGGTTTCTTCGAGGGACAGTGGTGAAGCGCAGTTCTTAAACTGTGGCATCTGTATGGGGAGATTTGTCAATCCCAAG ATGCTCCCGTGCTTACACACATTCTGCGAACGCTGCCTTTTACAATATACACCTCCTGAAAGCTTAACTCTTTCGTGCCCTCTTTGTAGACAGCAGTCTATACTTCCAAAACAAGGCGTTTCAGGCCTACAGAACAATTTTCTCATAAACAATTTGATGGGTGTTCTAGAACAAACTTCAGTTTGCGGAAACTGCCAATATAAATCGAGCTGTGGAGTATCCAAATGCTTGGAATGTAACCAATACTTATGCCAACGATGTGCTACTAAACATCAAGAGGATCCGAATGCCAGCATGCACTCCCTTGTAGCTTTAGGTGATAATTGCTTATTTAATGAGGATGATAATAGGATTAATAACCACTCGGCAGGTAAAGAAAATGGTGCTGATAAACAAGATTTACTTACTTGCCTTAAGCATATAAACCAATCGTTACGCTTTTATTGCAAAGAGTGCGAAActgcaatttgtgttacatgTACTGACATCGAACACGCTGGACACATAACCGCTCGACTCACTGAAGCTGTAAAAGACGAGAAGAACAGTTTACGGGACCTCTTGAAAAAAGCTTATGAACATGTACCCGAGTTAAAGGAAGCTATTGAATCCGTAAGCAGTGTTTCATTTTCGTTGGCAAACAAGCATGCCAAAAATACCCAAATGATTATTGACTGTTTTGATAATTTAGAGAAAGCTGTTCAGCAACGAAAGAATGAACTAATACATGAACTGGATCAACTAGCATCAAAGAAGCGCAATGTATTAGAAGAACAAAAGAATGTGTTGGATATGTGCTTGTCCAACATATTGGCCAGTTCCGAATTTACGGAAAATGCTTTGTGCTACGGAAGTGAAACTGAGGTCATACTGGTTACCAAACAAATGGCGGAAAAGCTTGAAGACTTTGCAGACATGCGCATCCAAAAAATGCCAGAGGAAAATGATTTTCTTACTTACAGGTCAGAAGGGTTTGATGCTGCAAAATTAGCCATTTTAAGTGTGGGAAGTGTGACAACAACAAGTGCAGTAGCTCATCAATGTACCGCTGCTGGAGAAGGTCTTAAGTTATGTGGAGTCAACAAGCAAACACTAGTTGTTATCACCGCTAAAGACCGAAGAGGAGACATTGTTAGAAATGCTGGCAATGTATTTGAAGCAGAGCTAACTTCCTCAGAACTTTCTTTCTCAAACAAGCCTAAAATTGTGGACCAAAAAAATGGTAGCTATGATATGCACTATACTGTACCCAAGGAAGGTACATATCAATTGAGTATCAAGTTCCTAGGACAGCACATATATGGAAGTCCTTTTATTGTAAAGTCATATATAGAAGAAGAGTCTTCGTCAAGTGATCGACCAGTGAGCTCTAAAATCCCACGCACTACTGGAGTAAGGCAAAGAACAAGTAAATCTTCCTCCAGCAACCGTTCTAGTGGCTCTAGGTTACGAAACAATGCTATAGAAgatgatttgattttaaaaataggaaatagag gcCGTGGAAGAGGTGAATTTACGAATCCTCAAGGAGTTTGTTGCACGAGTGACGGGAAGATCGTCGTTGCGGACAGCAATAACCAGTGTGTTCAAGTGTTTGCTTCAGGAACTGGGGAATTTCGTTTAAGATTTGGAGCCAGAGGACGATCCCCGGGACAAATGCAACGTCCAACGGGAGTAACTATCTTACCTAATGGAAATTATGTAGTTGCTGACTACGAAAACAAATGGGTGAGCATATTTGACTCTTACGGAAAATATGTTTCACGTATTGGAATTGGAAAGCTTCTGGGACCAAAAGGAGTGACCGTAGATAAGAATGGACATATTATCGTAGTGGATAACAAAG ggaacaatgttttagtttttcaagaGAATGGTAAACTTCTTTACAAGTTTGGGAGTCGTCCTTCAGAGCCTGGCCGTTTTACTGGTCCCCACTATGCAGCCGTCAATAGTAGAAACCAGATTGTTGTCTCTGATTTTCATAGCCACTGCGTAAAG atCTTTGACTCTGAAGGAGGATTCTTATCATCATTTGGATCAAATGGGGAAGGCAATGGGCAGTTCAATGCTCCAACTGGTGTTGCCATAGACTCACAAGACAATATCATTGTTGCAGATTGGGGAAACTGCAGAATACAG gtGTTTGATATGAATGGTTCATTCCTTTCCTTCATTAACACATTTGGTGATCCTCTATATGGACCTCAAGGGCTTGCTTTGACATCTGATGGAAATGTGGTTGTATCTGATTCCGGAAATCATTGTTTCAAAGTTTACAAGTATCTTCAATAA
- the LOC129231859 gene encoding tripartite motif-containing protein 2-like isoform X2, protein MKLGDCHPLQPGVGYCDFILDHWSSKQGMADDDTESLVSSRDSGEAQFLNCGICMGRFVNPKMLPCLHTFCERCLLQYTPPESLTLSCPLCRQQSILPKQGVSGLQNNFLINNLMGVLEQTSVCGNCQYKSSCGVSKCLECNQYLCQRCATKHQEDPNASMHSLVALGDNCLFNEDDNRINNHSAGKENGADKQDLLTCLKHINQSLRFYCKECETAICVTCTDIEHAGHITARLTEAVKDEKNSLRDLLKKAYEHVPELKEAIESVSSVSFSLANKHAKNTQMIIDCFDNLEKAVQQRKNELIHELDQLASKKRNVLEEQKNVLDMCLSNILASSEFTENALCYGSETEVILVTKQMAEKLEDFADMRIQKMPEENDFLTYRSEGFDAAKLAILSVGSVTTTSAVAHQCTAAGEGLKLCGVNKQTLVVITAKDRRGDIVRNAGNVFEAELTSSELSFSNKPKIVDQKNGSYDMHYTVPKEGTYQLSIKFLGQHIYGSPFIVKSYIEEESSSSDRPVSSKIPRTTGVRQRTSKSSSSNRSSGSRLRNNAIEDDLILKIGNRGRGRGEFTNPQGVCCTSDGKIVVADSNNQCVQVFASGTGEFRLRFGARGRSPGQMQRPTGVTILPNGNYVVADYENKWVSIFDSYGKYVSRIGIGKLLGPKGVTVDKNGHIIVVDNKGNNVLVFQENGKLLYKFGSRPSEPGRFTGPHYAAVNSRNQIVVSDFHSHCVKIFDSEGGFLSSFGSNGEGNGQFNAPTGVAIDSQDNIIVADWGNCRIQVFDMNGSFLSFINTFGDPLYGPQGLALTSDGNVVVSDSGNHCFKVYKYLQ, encoded by the exons ATGAAA ctTGGCGACTGCCACCCTCTCCAACCTGGGGTAGGATACTGTGATTTTATTCTCGATCACTGGTCATCTAAACAAGGTATGGCAGACGATGATACAGAGAGTCTGGTTTCTTCGAGGGACAGTGGTGAAGCGCAGTTCTTAAACTGTGGCATCTGTATGGGGAGATTTGTCAATCCCAAG ATGCTCCCGTGCTTACACACATTCTGCGAACGCTGCCTTTTACAATATACACCTCCTGAAAGCTTAACTCTTTCGTGCCCTCTTTGTAGACAGCAGTCTATACTTCCAAAACAAGGCGTTTCAGGCCTACAGAACAATTTTCTCATAAACAATTTGATGGGTGTTCTAGAACAAACTTCAGTTTGCGGAAACTGCCAATATAAATCGAGCTGTGGAGTATCCAAATGCTTGGAATGTAACCAATACTTATGCCAACGATGTGCTACTAAACATCAAGAGGATCCGAATGCCAGCATGCACTCCCTTGTAGCTTTAGGTGATAATTGCTTATTTAATGAGGATGATAATAGGATTAATAACCACTCGGCAGGTAAAGAAAATGGTGCTGATAAACAAGATTTACTTACTTGCCTTAAGCATATAAACCAATCGTTACGCTTTTATTGCAAAGAGTGCGAAActgcaatttgtgttacatgTACTGACATCGAACACGCTGGACACATAACCGCTCGACTCACTGAAGCTGTAAAAGACGAGAAGAACAGTTTACGGGACCTCTTGAAAAAAGCTTATGAACATGTACCCGAGTTAAAGGAAGCTATTGAATCCGTAAGCAGTGTTTCATTTTCGTTGGCAAACAAGCATGCCAAAAATACCCAAATGATTATTGACTGTTTTGATAATTTAGAGAAAGCTGTTCAGCAACGAAAGAATGAACTAATACATGAACTGGATCAACTAGCATCAAAGAAGCGCAATGTATTAGAAGAACAAAAGAATGTGTTGGATATGTGCTTGTCCAACATATTGGCCAGTTCCGAATTTACGGAAAATGCTTTGTGCTACGGAAGTGAAACTGAGGTCATACTGGTTACCAAACAAATGGCGGAAAAGCTTGAAGACTTTGCAGACATGCGCATCCAAAAAATGCCAGAGGAAAATGATTTTCTTACTTACAGGTCAGAAGGGTTTGATGCTGCAAAATTAGCCATTTTAAGTGTGGGAAGTGTGACAACAACAAGTGCAGTAGCTCATCAATGTACCGCTGCTGGAGAAGGTCTTAAGTTATGTGGAGTCAACAAGCAAACACTAGTTGTTATCACCGCTAAAGACCGAAGAGGAGACATTGTTAGAAATGCTGGCAATGTATTTGAAGCAGAGCTAACTTCCTCAGAACTTTCTTTCTCAAACAAGCCTAAAATTGTGGACCAAAAAAATGGTAGCTATGATATGCACTATACTGTACCCAAGGAAGGTACATATCAATTGAGTATCAAGTTCCTAGGACAGCACATATATGGAAGTCCTTTTATTGTAAAGTCATATATAGAAGAAGAGTCTTCGTCAAGTGATCGACCAGTGAGCTCTAAAATCCCACGCACTACTGGAGTAAGGCAAAGAACAAGTAAATCTTCCTCCAGCAACCGTTCTAGTGGCTCTAGGTTACGAAACAATGCTATAGAAgatgatttgattttaaaaataggaaatagag gcCGTGGAAGAGGTGAATTTACGAATCCTCAAGGAGTTTGTTGCACGAGTGACGGGAAGATCGTCGTTGCGGACAGCAATAACCAGTGTGTTCAAGTGTTTGCTTCAGGAACTGGGGAATTTCGTTTAAGATTTGGAGCCAGAGGACGATCCCCGGGACAAATGCAACGTCCAACGGGAGTAACTATCTTACCTAATGGAAATTATGTAGTTGCTGACTACGAAAACAAATGGGTGAGCATATTTGACTCTTACGGAAAATATGTTTCACGTATTGGAATTGGAAAGCTTCTGGGACCAAAAGGAGTGACCGTAGATAAGAATGGACATATTATCGTAGTGGATAACAAAG ggaacaatgttttagtttttcaagaGAATGGTAAACTTCTTTACAAGTTTGGGAGTCGTCCTTCAGAGCCTGGCCGTTTTACTGGTCCCCACTATGCAGCCGTCAATAGTAGAAACCAGATTGTTGTCTCTGATTTTCATAGCCACTGCGTAAAG atCTTTGACTCTGAAGGAGGATTCTTATCATCATTTGGATCAAATGGGGAAGGCAATGGGCAGTTCAATGCTCCAACTGGTGTTGCCATAGACTCACAAGACAATATCATTGTTGCAGATTGGGGAAACTGCAGAATACAG gtGTTTGATATGAATGGTTCATTCCTTTCCTTCATTAACACATTTGGTGATCCTCTATATGGACCTCAAGGGCTTGCTTTGACATCTGATGGAAATGTGGTTGTATCTGATTCCGGAAATCATTGTTTCAAAGTTTACAAGTATCTTCAATAA
- the LOC129231859 gene encoding tripartite motif-containing protein 2-like isoform X1 yields MMLATYFQKLGDCHPLQPGVGYCDFILDHWSSKQGMADDDTESLVSSRDSGEAQFLNCGICMGRFVNPKMLPCLHTFCERCLLQYTPPESLTLSCPLCRQQSILPKQGVSGLQNNFLINNLMGVLEQTSVCGNCQYKSSCGVSKCLECNQYLCQRCATKHQEDPNASMHSLVALGDNCLFNEDDNRINNHSAGKENGADKQDLLTCLKHINQSLRFYCKECETAICVTCTDIEHAGHITARLTEAVKDEKNSLRDLLKKAYEHVPELKEAIESVSSVSFSLANKHAKNTQMIIDCFDNLEKAVQQRKNELIHELDQLASKKRNVLEEQKNVLDMCLSNILASSEFTENALCYGSETEVILVTKQMAEKLEDFADMRIQKMPEENDFLTYRSEGFDAAKLAILSVGSVTTTSAVAHQCTAAGEGLKLCGVNKQTLVVITAKDRRGDIVRNAGNVFEAELTSSELSFSNKPKIVDQKNGSYDMHYTVPKEGTYQLSIKFLGQHIYGSPFIVKSYIEEESSSSDRPVSSKIPRTTGVRQRTSKSSSSNRSSGSRLRNNAIEDDLILKIGNRGRGRGEFTNPQGVCCTSDGKIVVADSNNQCVQVFASGTGEFRLRFGARGRSPGQMQRPTGVTILPNGNYVVADYENKWVSIFDSYGKYVSRIGIGKLLGPKGVTVDKNGHIIVVDNKGNNVLVFQENGKLLYKFGSRPSEPGRFTGPHYAAVNSRNQIVVSDFHSHCVKIFDSEGGFLSSFGSNGEGNGQFNAPTGVAIDSQDNIIVADWGNCRIQVFDMNGSFLSFINTFGDPLYGPQGLALTSDGNVVVSDSGNHCFKVYKYLQ; encoded by the exons ctTGGCGACTGCCACCCTCTCCAACCTGGGGTAGGATACTGTGATTTTATTCTCGATCACTGGTCATCTAAACAAGGTATGGCAGACGATGATACAGAGAGTCTGGTTTCTTCGAGGGACAGTGGTGAAGCGCAGTTCTTAAACTGTGGCATCTGTATGGGGAGATTTGTCAATCCCAAG ATGCTCCCGTGCTTACACACATTCTGCGAACGCTGCCTTTTACAATATACACCTCCTGAAAGCTTAACTCTTTCGTGCCCTCTTTGTAGACAGCAGTCTATACTTCCAAAACAAGGCGTTTCAGGCCTACAGAACAATTTTCTCATAAACAATTTGATGGGTGTTCTAGAACAAACTTCAGTTTGCGGAAACTGCCAATATAAATCGAGCTGTGGAGTATCCAAATGCTTGGAATGTAACCAATACTTATGCCAACGATGTGCTACTAAACATCAAGAGGATCCGAATGCCAGCATGCACTCCCTTGTAGCTTTAGGTGATAATTGCTTATTTAATGAGGATGATAATAGGATTAATAACCACTCGGCAGGTAAAGAAAATGGTGCTGATAAACAAGATTTACTTACTTGCCTTAAGCATATAAACCAATCGTTACGCTTTTATTGCAAAGAGTGCGAAActgcaatttgtgttacatgTACTGACATCGAACACGCTGGACACATAACCGCTCGACTCACTGAAGCTGTAAAAGACGAGAAGAACAGTTTACGGGACCTCTTGAAAAAAGCTTATGAACATGTACCCGAGTTAAAGGAAGCTATTGAATCCGTAAGCAGTGTTTCATTTTCGTTGGCAAACAAGCATGCCAAAAATACCCAAATGATTATTGACTGTTTTGATAATTTAGAGAAAGCTGTTCAGCAACGAAAGAATGAACTAATACATGAACTGGATCAACTAGCATCAAAGAAGCGCAATGTATTAGAAGAACAAAAGAATGTGTTGGATATGTGCTTGTCCAACATATTGGCCAGTTCCGAATTTACGGAAAATGCTTTGTGCTACGGAAGTGAAACTGAGGTCATACTGGTTACCAAACAAATGGCGGAAAAGCTTGAAGACTTTGCAGACATGCGCATCCAAAAAATGCCAGAGGAAAATGATTTTCTTACTTACAGGTCAGAAGGGTTTGATGCTGCAAAATTAGCCATTTTAAGTGTGGGAAGTGTGACAACAACAAGTGCAGTAGCTCATCAATGTACCGCTGCTGGAGAAGGTCTTAAGTTATGTGGAGTCAACAAGCAAACACTAGTTGTTATCACCGCTAAAGACCGAAGAGGAGACATTGTTAGAAATGCTGGCAATGTATTTGAAGCAGAGCTAACTTCCTCAGAACTTTCTTTCTCAAACAAGCCTAAAATTGTGGACCAAAAAAATGGTAGCTATGATATGCACTATACTGTACCCAAGGAAGGTACATATCAATTGAGTATCAAGTTCCTAGGACAGCACATATATGGAAGTCCTTTTATTGTAAAGTCATATATAGAAGAAGAGTCTTCGTCAAGTGATCGACCAGTGAGCTCTAAAATCCCACGCACTACTGGAGTAAGGCAAAGAACAAGTAAATCTTCCTCCAGCAACCGTTCTAGTGGCTCTAGGTTACGAAACAATGCTATAGAAgatgatttgattttaaaaataggaaatagag gcCGTGGAAGAGGTGAATTTACGAATCCTCAAGGAGTTTGTTGCACGAGTGACGGGAAGATCGTCGTTGCGGACAGCAATAACCAGTGTGTTCAAGTGTTTGCTTCAGGAACTGGGGAATTTCGTTTAAGATTTGGAGCCAGAGGACGATCCCCGGGACAAATGCAACGTCCAACGGGAGTAACTATCTTACCTAATGGAAATTATGTAGTTGCTGACTACGAAAACAAATGGGTGAGCATATTTGACTCTTACGGAAAATATGTTTCACGTATTGGAATTGGAAAGCTTCTGGGACCAAAAGGAGTGACCGTAGATAAGAATGGACATATTATCGTAGTGGATAACAAAG ggaacaatgttttagtttttcaagaGAATGGTAAACTTCTTTACAAGTTTGGGAGTCGTCCTTCAGAGCCTGGCCGTTTTACTGGTCCCCACTATGCAGCCGTCAATAGTAGAAACCAGATTGTTGTCTCTGATTTTCATAGCCACTGCGTAAAG atCTTTGACTCTGAAGGAGGATTCTTATCATCATTTGGATCAAATGGGGAAGGCAATGGGCAGTTCAATGCTCCAACTGGTGTTGCCATAGACTCACAAGACAATATCATTGTTGCAGATTGGGGAAACTGCAGAATACAG gtGTTTGATATGAATGGTTCATTCCTTTCCTTCATTAACACATTTGGTGATCCTCTATATGGACCTCAAGGGCTTGCTTTGACATCTGATGGAAATGTGGTTGTATCTGATTCCGGAAATCATTGTTTCAAAGTTTACAAGTATCTTCAATAA